The proteins below come from a single Erysipelothrix piscisicarius genomic window:
- a CDS encoding O-antigen ligase family protein → MTGTRSIIVALMFGLLTVILVQKKWTQFKVMILLGALLTLFILSRPDLFPRFMQIAEHSGIRLEIWDKAIHQILKEPWFGKGMFTYALLFDNIDAHNIFIESFLSFGICGTMILVAFLIEKLRDIYLNAYYLDYPLALGVLVATIMYGIFDIPLFAVQTSLLFVAVFCLPRRQPSQILIPKPTHVEFIEKT, encoded by the coding sequence TTGACAGGTACACGATCAATTATCGTAGCGTTAATGTTTGGCCTTCTTACTGTAATTTTGGTTCAAAAAAAATGGACGCAATTTAAGGTGATGATTCTTTTAGGTGCGCTCTTAACCTTATTTATTCTATCGAGACCTGATTTGTTTCCACGATTTATGCAAATTGCTGAGCACAGCGGCATTCGCCTTGAGATTTGGGATAAAGCAATTCATCAAATTTTGAAAGAACCGTGGTTTGGTAAGGGTATGTTTACCTATGCATTGCTTTTCGATAATATTGATGCACATAATATTTTTATTGAAAGTTTCTTAAGTTTTGGAATTTGTGGGACGATGATTCTTGTCGCATTTTTAATTGAAAAATTACGTGATATATACTTAAATGCGTATTACTTAGACTACCCCTTAGCTTTAGGGGTGTTGGTCGCGACCATCATGTATGGGATCTTCGATATTCCCTTATTTGCGGTGCAAACGAGTCTTTTATTTGTTGCGGTTTTCTGTCTTCCCCGACGTCAACCGTCACAAATATTGATTCCAAAACCAACGCATGTTGAATTTATTGAAAAAACTTAA